The sequence GTACCACCCTTTCGGCGTCCAGGACATATCTGTAAGCCTTCAATCTGCTCAGAAACTCATTCAACTCGCTGGTGTTGGAGATCTTTATATGGAGTTGAACGAGGATAGGATTTCTGTCTTTCAAAGTCTTCACACCTACGAACTCGGCTCCAAGGTTCGTCACGCGATCTATCAGACTGGGAAGGCTCTTTTCGGAATCGAGAACGACCCTTATGTACGCATCGAACATCTCCGACGCTTCAAGATTCCACTCCGCTGGGAATATCTTCTCCTGAGAAATGCCTTTCAGATTCTTGCAGTCACTTCTGTGAATGGTCATACCCCTCCTGCTCACGACGGCTACTATTGGATCTCCCTTTATCGGATGGCAGCACCTGGCTATGTGAAACTCTATACTCTCTATTCCATCGACCGTTACGATGTTCTGAGATTTTGCCTTTTTCCTCTTCGATCTCTTTTTCACAACTATTTTCTTTCCCAAAACAGCCTCTATCAGATCCTGTGTTGTGATGCTGCCTTCGCCAATCTTCATAAAGAAATCTCTTTCCGGGTAAGAGTTCAGATACTTTTTTATACCATCCGATTGCATCACTTCCTCGAAGGATTTCCCCAGCTTTCGACATATCCTTCTGAGGGTTTCCTTTCCCTTTTCAACGAGCTCTGGAGCGAGTCTTTCCTTCAGAAACCTTCTGATCTTCGCACGGGCACTGTGGGTCCTGGCGTATTTCAACCAGTCGACGCTAGGCCCGGAAGAGTTTTTGTTCACGATGATCTCCACAACATCTCCGTTTTTCAGCTGATAGTCGATGGGAACGATCTTCCCGTTCACCTTTGCTCCACTGTAATGATGCCCTATTTCTGTGTGTATGGCATAAGCAAAGTCAATAGGTGTGGCACCCTTGGGAAGGTGAATGATGTCACCCTTCGGCGTGAAGACAAACACCTCGTCCATTTGAAGCTCTTTCTTTATGTCTTCAAATTCTGTGAATCCCTGAGCGAGTTCTTTTCTCCAGTCCAGGAGCCTTTCTATCCACTCCCGGGCCGTCTTCACGTCGGGCTTTTCCTTGTATATCCAGTGAGCGATGAGGCCGTACTCGGCTTCCTTGTGCATCTCTTCGTCCCTTATCTGTATCTCCAGAGGTTCACCATATCCCGTGATGACCGTTGTGTGAAGAGATCTGTAACCGTTTGATTTCGGCGCAGCGATGTAGTCTTTGAATCTACCGGGAAGAGGCTTCCATATGTTGTGTACGATACCGAGGACGGTGTAGCATGTTGTAACGTCCTTCACCACGACCCTGAGGGCTATGAGATCGTAGATCTCTTCGAACTTTTTTCCCTTCTCCTTCATCTTTCTCCAGATACTGTAGTAGTGTTTATACCTTCCCTCGACGGTGGCCTTTATCCTGTGTTCCTCCAGAGCACTTCGTAAGATTGCGATGTATTCGTTTGTTCTTTTTTCTCTCTCTTTCTTTTTCTCCGCGACGAGTTCCTTTATTTTGTAGTACTCCTCCGGATACAGGACCTTGAAAGCAAGATCCTCGAGTTCCGATTTCATCGAGTATATACCCAGCTTGTGAGCCAGTGGGGCATAGACCTCGAGAGTCTCATAGGCCTTGTACTCTTTCTTTTCCGGATCCTGAACGTACTGTATGGTGCGCATGTTATGGAGCCTGTCGGCGAGTTTTACGAAGATCACACGCATGTCTTCGGCCATTGCCAGAAACATCTTTTGTATGGTTTCTATTCTTTCTCTGGAATCCTGATCTGGTCCAATGGGGGCGTTTATGTTGCTCACCTTGGTAACACCGTCGACTATTCTTGTAATCTCAGATCCGAAGAGTCCCTTTATTTGATCAAGGCTAACGCTCTCACCGTCTTCGACCGTGTCATGGAGAAGGGCTGCAGCCAGCGTGGTAGAGTCAACCCCTAGCTTGGCCAGGATCTTTGCAACCTCCACAGGGTGCGAGATGAACGGGTCTCCAGAGAACCTTTTCTGGCCCTCATGAACGACCCATGCGAACTCGTAGGCTTTCACAAGGAGCCTTTTCTCTTCTCTGGAAAAGCTTCTTTTTCTCAGTGTCTCCAGTTCTTTAACTACCGCCTTTGCTTCCGATTCGAGTTCAGTTCTGTTTAACATCATCTCACCACCGGTTGATCCCTTGTGAAAAAATTATAGCACGGGAGAGGGGTATAAGCCGGATTCTGTCGTGGGTGGTCATCAATCTGGGGTGTGCGTTACCGCACACCTCGAGCGGCCAACCCGGGGGAATAAGGGGAGCAACCTAACCCCCTGCTTGGCCTTGCTCCAGGTGGGGGTTGCCAAGCCGCCGGGTTGCCCCGACGCTGGTGGGCTCTTACCCCACCGTTCCACCCTTGCCCTTATCGGGCGGTCTTCTTCTCTATGGCCCTGTCCGAGGGTCACCCCTCCCGGGCGTTACCCGGCACCCTGCTCCGGAGTCCGGACTTTCCTCGGGGAACGCGAGTGTGCGTCCCCGCGACCACCTACCCCTCTCCCTGTTTATGTAGACTTCTTCTCCCTCACACGCGTTCCAACGAACAGAGCGAGTGCCGTGATCAAGCCCCCAGCAAACTGTGGTACGGTCATTCTTTCTCCCAGCGCTGAGACCGATAGTACCAGAGAAATGAAAGGTTGCGTCATGTACACCAGAGCAGTTGTGTTGCTTCCAACCTCTTTCTGGTACCGCATTTGCCAGAATATTCCAAGAACTGTGGCGAAGAGGCCACTGTACAGTCCGACGATCAAAGCGTTGAGGGGAAGATGCAAACTGCTCGTTCCAAAAGCGAGGTTGACCACTGCGACGGTCAAAAACTGCCAGAACAACATATCTTTTTCTCTTTCCACCTTTGAGAACTTGGTGATCAACACCACATGTAGGGCGAACAACACGGCGCAGAACAATTGGAAGAGATCTCCAAGGGAAAAACCTTTTATTCCACCTGTAAGCAAGTAGATTCCAAGAAAACCGAGTGCGAAAGAGAAAAGATGTATCTTTCTGAGTCTTTCACCCTCCAGAAGGAACGAAAAAATCGGAACGAAAAACACAAAACTCGAGACGATGAAACCGCTCCTGGCTGCGCTGGTGAACTTCAACCCCCACATCTGAAAGATGTATGCTCCACAGAGAACAAGGCCCAGGAGGGAACTCCTTTTGAACCTCCCCGGGCCGAATATCCACAGGGAAATCAAAGCAGCACTTCCAAACCTGACCGCGTTGTAGGCAAAAGGTGAAACTCCACCCACCACAAGTTTTTGCAGAGGAAAGGTCGATCCCTGCAGAGCGGCAGTCAGGAGAAGAAAGATGAGTGCTTTACTTTCCCGCCACATCCAGTACCTCCACCAGAACACTGGGCGCTATCGTACGATAAGACACCTTCACATCGTTTCCAACTCGAACGACCCTCTTCAAAAAGTCAAGGAAGTTTCCTGAGATGGTGAACTCTTCCAGGCCGTGCACGATCTCTCCATTCTCCACCCAGTATCCCTTCGCAAACAGGGAGAATTCACCGGATATGGAGTTTGCACCCGCGTGCATTCCCTCCACTTCTGTTATGACCACTCCCTTTCCCATCTCCTTCAGAAGATCGTCGAAGGACACATCACCCGGCACCAGCATCAGGTTGACGGGTTGTATTCCGTTTTCAAAGCCATTCCCAGTCGGATTCACACCCTCCTTCCTTGCCGTCTTCAGGTTGTGAAGAAAAGTCTTCAGAACCCCTTTCTCTAGAACGTATTTCTCGGTCGTCGGTACTCCCTCGTCGTCGAAAGGAGTACTTGCAAGTCCCTTAGAATGGTAAGGAAGATCTTTTATGGAAACAACCTGGCTTCCCACCTGGCTTCCAAGTTTTCCCTTCAAAGGTGAGAGATTTTTTTGGACATTCTCCGCAGAGATCATCGGAATGAACATCTCTATGAGATCAAGAAGGGCAGTGTTTCTCACCAGAGCAGGGTACTTTCCGGACTCTATCGGCTTTGATCCCACGAGAGAAGTGGCTTCTTTTGAAGCCAGTCTTCCAACTTCTTCCGGATTGAGGTCTTCTGGTACTCTTGCCACCTCGAACCAGAAACCCGATCTGGGGCTCTTGTCCTTTGCTACCGCCATCACAAAAAGATACCCTCCATCCACGATTCCGTCGGCGTTGAGTCCCAGGGTGTTCGAAAGGTGTTTTCTCATCACAACGTCCCGGTACATCACCGTTGGAACCATAGCAATCCTCTCATTACTCGAGGCACTCGCGTGTGCCCGTCTTGCCACCTCTATTTTCTCCCTCACAGAGAGCTTTTCAAACTTACCAGCATAAGTCTCCATGTGTTCATACTTCCCGCCCTCAAAGAAGAATTCCTCTTCCTCACTGTCCTTGATCTGAAGATTACCCAGAGCTTCTTCGAGACAGCGCTCAGGATCTTCAAGGATCTGTGTTCGAAACACACCAGTTTTTCCTTCCTTCAGAACTTTTATCTCAAGGCTGTATTTTCCGGCGTCCGTATACTGATCCAGCTCACCGTTTGCAAGGCGAAGTGAAAATTCTTTTGTCTCCACAAAGCTTATCTGGGCCTCCACAGCTTTCCTTTTTGCCAGAGAAAACAACTTCTCCTTGAATTCTTCCAGAGTCATCTGTTTCGCCCCCCTACTACTATCTCCCTGACTCTTATGGTGGGTTGTCCCACGTCCGCGGGTATCGAACCAGAGAACGAACCACACATTCCCTGGTCACGTGCCAGATCGTTTCCCACCATGTCTATCTTCTGTATGATCTCATGACCTTTCCCTATCAATGTGGCTCCCCGAACGGGCTTTGTGATCCTTCCTTTCTCTATGAGATAGGCTTCAGAGACAGCGAAGTTGAACTCCCCCGTTGCAGGATTCACGGAACCACCACCCATGGTTTTGGCGTAGAGTCCGTATTCCGTGGCGGAGATGATCTCCTCTGGATGGTAATCACCGGGAAGGATGAAGGTGTTGCTCATCCTCGAAGTGGGTGGGAAGGTGTAGTCCTGCCTTCTACCACTTCCTGTACTCTTCATCCCCATTCTCCTTGCACCGAGTCTGTCCACAAGGTATCCAACAAGAACTCCATTATCTATCAGCAAAGTTCTCTGTGTTGGTGTCCCTTCATCATCCACGTTTGCAGAACCCCAGCCGTTCGGAATTGTGGCATCGTCCACCGCCGAAACACACTCCGCGGCAACTTTTTGACCGAGCTTTCCAGCAAAAACGGAAGCCCTTTTAGCCACAGAAGTGGCTTCAAGACCATGCCCTACCGCTTCATGAAAAATCACACCCCCGAACCCGTTCGCTATTACAACCGTCATCTTCCCGGCAGGAGCAGGTTCTGCTTCGACCATCCGGGCTGCAATTCTCGCTGCCTTCCTCGCCGCCTCTTCAACGTCTATTCGCTCGAAGAACTCAAAACCCATGCCAGCTCCTGGACCGTAGAAACCTCTCTCGAGAACACCATCTTTTTCTGCCACAGCGTTTATCATGAGACGTGTCTTCACACGCCTATCCTCAGCCCACACTCCTTCGGAATTCGCTACCAGAATTTCCTGATCGTAGTCCCAGTACCGGACGACCACCTGTTTTATGAGACTCGAGTAATTCTTCGCCGCTCGATAGGCCCTTTTCATAACCGAGACCTTTTCCGTCTTCTCTACCTGATCCGGTGGTATGATCACGACATGTTTTTCTTTCCCTTTCGTCTTGTTGAAATTGAAAGTGAGATCCTCGATCCTCGTTTCCTCCAGGGCCTCCCCCACTTTCCTTGCAATGCTCAACAGATTGTCTCTCGAGAGGTCGTTCGTGTAAGCATAGACAGCTTTCGTGCCCAGAAAACCTCTGATTCCCACGCCGACGATCTCTCCACTCGTTGCTTGTTCCACTTTTCCGTCTTTCAGCTCGAAGCGATTTTCGTACTTCTTCTCAAAAAACAGCTCAGCAAAATCTCCTCCGTTTTTCAAAACAGCCGCTAGAACGTCCTTTATGATTCCTTCACTGAGCACAGCTATCCCTCCTTTCTTGTCTTCATTATACTACGTTTCAAGTTCGGTTTGCGAACCGCATTTGCTCCTCAACTTCGTGTAGAATAGAGAATGGGAGGTGGAAAATC comes from Thermotoga sp. and encodes:
- a CDS encoding bifunctional (p)ppGpp synthetase/guanosine-3',5'-bis(diphosphate) 3'-pyrophosphohydrolase, which gives rise to MLNRTELESEAKAVVKELETLRKRSFSREEKRLLVKAYEFAWVVHEGQKRFSGDPFISHPVEVAKILAKLGVDSTTLAAALLHDTVEDGESVSLDQIKGLFGSEITRIVDGVTKVSNINAPIGPDQDSRERIETIQKMFLAMAEDMRVIFVKLADRLHNMRTIQYVQDPEKKEYKAYETLEVYAPLAHKLGIYSMKSELEDLAFKVLYPEEYYKIKELVAEKKKEREKRTNEYIAILRSALEEHRIKATVEGRYKHYYSIWRKMKEKGKKFEEIYDLIALRVVVKDVTTCYTVLGIVHNIWKPLPGRFKDYIAAPKSNGYRSLHTTVITGYGEPLEIQIRDEEMHKEAEYGLIAHWIYKEKPDVKTAREWIERLLDWRKELAQGFTEFEDIKKELQMDEVFVFTPKGDIIHLPKGATPIDFAYAIHTEIGHHYSGAKVNGKIVPIDYQLKNGDVVEIIVNKNSSGPSVDWLKYARTHSARAKIRRFLKERLAPELVEKGKETLRRICRKLGKSFEEVMQSDGIKKYLNSYPERDFFMKIGEGSITTQDLIEAVLGKKIVVKKRSKRKKAKSQNIVTVDGIESIEFHIARCCHPIKGDPIVAVVSRRGMTIHRSDCKNLKGISQEKIFPAEWNLEASEMFDAYIRVVLDSEKSLPSLIDRVTNLGAEFVGVKTLKDRNPILVQLHIKISNTSELNEFLSRLKAYRYVLDAERVVQ
- a CDS encoding DMT family transporter; translated protein: MWRESKALIFLLLTAALQGSTFPLQKLVVGGVSPFAYNAVRFGSAALISLWIFGPGRFKRSSLLGLVLCGAYIFQMWGLKFTSAARSGFIVSSFVFFVPIFSFLLEGERLRKIHLFSFALGFLGIYLLTGGIKGFSLGDLFQLFCAVLFALHVVLITKFSKVEREKDMLFWQFLTVAVVNLAFGTSSLHLPLNALIVGLYSGLFATVLGIFWQMRYQKEVGSNTTALVYMTQPFISLVLSVSALGERMTVPQFAGGLITALALFVGTRVREKKST
- a CDS encoding TldD/PmbA family protein, translating into MTLEEFKEKLFSLAKRKAVEAQISFVETKEFSLRLANGELDQYTDAGKYSLEIKVLKEGKTGVFRTQILEDPERCLEEALGNLQIKDSEEEEFFFEGGKYEHMETYAGKFEKLSVREKIEVARRAHASASSNERIAMVPTVMYRDVVMRKHLSNTLGLNADGIVDGGYLFVMAVAKDKSPRSGFWFEVARVPEDLNPEEVGRLASKEATSLVGSKPIESGKYPALVRNTALLDLIEMFIPMISAENVQKNLSPLKGKLGSQVGSQVVSIKDLPYHSKGLASTPFDDEGVPTTEKYVLEKGVLKTFLHNLKTARKEGVNPTGNGFENGIQPVNLMLVPGDVSFDDLLKEMGKGVVITEVEGMHAGANSISGEFSLFAKGYWVENGEIVHGLEEFTISGNFLDFLKRVVRVGNDVKVSYRTIAPSVLVEVLDVAGK
- a CDS encoding TldD/PmbA family protein; the protein is MLSEGIIKDVLAAVLKNGGDFAELFFEKKYENRFELKDGKVEQATSGEIVGVGIRGFLGTKAVYAYTNDLSRDNLLSIARKVGEALEETRIEDLTFNFNKTKGKEKHVVIIPPDQVEKTEKVSVMKRAYRAAKNYSSLIKQVVVRYWDYDQEILVANSEGVWAEDRRVKTRLMINAVAEKDGVLERGFYGPGAGMGFEFFERIDVEEAARKAARIAARMVEAEPAPAGKMTVVIANGFGGVIFHEAVGHGLEATSVAKRASVFAGKLGQKVAAECVSAVDDATIPNGWGSANVDDEGTPTQRTLLIDNGVLVGYLVDRLGARRMGMKSTGSGRRQDYTFPPTSRMSNTFILPGDYHPEEIISATEYGLYAKTMGGGSVNPATGEFNFAVSEAYLIEKGRITKPVRGATLIGKGHEIIQKIDMVGNDLARDQGMCGSFSGSIPADVGQPTIRVREIVVGGRNR